One Ensifer adhaerens genomic region harbors:
- the hpaH gene encoding 2-oxo-hept-4-ene-1,7-dioate hydratase → MLNATEIAKAAESLHQAERDRKQIGLLSLKHPEMTVDDAYAIQAALVRRKRDDGHRIIGWKIGLTSNAMQQALGIDTPDSGVLFDNMLFDDGASIPADRFIQPRVEAEIAFIMKTGLKGPRVNIVQVLNATDYVMPALEILDSRIVRTDPKTKKARILVDAIADNAANGGLILGGRAVRPDTVDMRWMGAIVSRNAVIEETGLAAGVLNHPARGIAWLANRLAQCGDAIEPGQIVLSGSFIRTLEARNGDTIVADFGAYGSVSCHFA, encoded by the coding sequence ATGCTGAATGCAACCGAGATCGCCAAGGCCGCCGAAAGCCTGCATCAGGCCGAACGCGATCGAAAACAGATCGGGCTCCTCTCGCTCAAGCATCCCGAAATGACGGTCGACGACGCCTATGCGATCCAGGCGGCTCTGGTCCGGCGCAAACGCGACGACGGCCACCGCATCATCGGCTGGAAGATCGGGCTGACGTCCAATGCCATGCAGCAGGCGCTCGGCATCGACACGCCCGATTCCGGCGTGCTCTTCGACAACATGCTGTTCGACGACGGCGCAAGCATACCCGCCGATCGCTTCATCCAGCCACGGGTCGAAGCGGAGATCGCGTTCATCATGAAAACCGGGCTCAAAGGCCCGCGGGTCAACATCGTCCAGGTCCTGAACGCCACGGATTATGTCATGCCGGCGCTGGAAATTCTCGACAGCCGGATCGTCCGCACGGATCCGAAAACAAAGAAGGCGCGCATCCTCGTCGATGCGATCGCCGACAATGCCGCCAATGGCGGCCTCATCCTCGGCGGCCGCGCCGTGCGCCCCGATACGGTCGACATGCGCTGGATGGGGGCGATCGTCTCGCGCAATGCGGTGATCGAGGAAACGGGACTTGCGGCCGGTGTGCTCAACCATCCGGCGCGCGGCATCGCCTGGCTCGCCAATCGTCTCGCGCAATGCGGCGACGCGATCGAGCCCGGCCAGATCGTTCTCTCAGGCTCTTTCATCCGCACGCTCGAAGCCAGGAACGGCGACACGATCGTCGCCGATTTCGGCGCTTATGGCTCGGTCAGTTGCCACTTCGCGTGA
- the hyi gene encoding hydroxypyruvate isomerase gives MAKFAANLTMLFNEVPFLDRFALSAKAGFEGVEYLFPYEFEKVSLRAELQRHGLTQVLHNLPAGNWASGERGIAILPNRVDEFRKGVASAIDYATALDCKQVNCLVGIAPHGVSEQVLRDTLVANLKLAASELGKQGIRLLIEPINDFDIPGFYLNTVEQAASIIEEVGSDNLFIQYDLYHQQRTQGELIGTYKRFADRIVHVQLADNPGRNEPGTGEINYPFVFDALEAAGYDGWIGCEYKPRTTTAEGLGWLGAERQRTQSADIIKIRS, from the coding sequence ATGGCGAAGTTCGCTGCGAACCTGACAATGCTGTTCAACGAGGTGCCGTTCCTCGATCGTTTCGCCCTTTCTGCCAAGGCCGGCTTCGAGGGCGTGGAATATCTGTTTCCCTACGAATTCGAAAAGGTGAGCCTGCGCGCAGAGCTTCAGCGCCATGGCCTGACCCAAGTTCTGCACAACCTGCCGGCCGGCAACTGGGCGAGCGGCGAACGCGGCATCGCCATCCTGCCTAACCGGGTCGACGAGTTCCGCAAAGGCGTGGCGAGCGCCATCGACTACGCGACGGCGCTCGACTGCAAGCAGGTCAACTGCCTGGTTGGCATCGCGCCTCACGGTGTCTCTGAACAGGTGCTGCGCGACACGCTGGTCGCCAATCTCAAGCTTGCTGCAAGCGAACTCGGCAAGCAGGGCATTCGCCTGCTCATCGAACCGATCAACGACTTCGATATTCCGGGCTTCTATCTCAACACGGTCGAGCAGGCGGCTTCGATCATTGAGGAGGTCGGCAGCGACAACCTGTTCATCCAGTACGACCTCTACCACCAGCAGCGCACGCAGGGCGAGTTGATCGGCACCTACAAACGCTTTGCCGATCGCATCGTTCATGTCCAACTTGCCGACAATCCGGGCCGCAACGAGCCGGGCACCGGCGAGATCAACTATCCCTTCGTCTTCGACGCGCTGGAAGCGGCCGGCTACGACGGCTGGATCGGTTGCGAATATAAGCCGCGCACCACGACTGCCGAGGGCCTTGGCTGGCTCGGCGCCGAGCGCCAGCGCACCCAATCCGCAGACATCATCAAGATCAGGAGCTAA
- a CDS encoding 2-hydroxy-3-oxopropionate reductase translates to MATIGFIGLGIMGTPMARHLQDAGHTIVTSKFVIPPRQELLDNGLKFVDSPKALAETVDTIILMLPDTPEVKDVLFGENGVAYGLSKGKLVIDMSSISPIETKEFAKKVRETGAEYIDAPVSGGEVGAKNASLSIMAGGAQESFDRALPLLKLMGKNITLVGDCGDGQVTKVANQIIVALTIEAVSEALVFASKAGADPARVREALMGGFASSRILEVHGERMIKRTFDPGFRISLHQKDLNLALQGAKSLGISLPNTAATQELFNNCAANGDSGLDHSGLVRALERMANHQVA, encoded by the coding sequence ATGGCAACAATCGGTTTCATTGGACTGGGTATCATGGGCACGCCGATGGCGCGCCACCTGCAGGATGCCGGCCACACCATCGTCACCTCGAAGTTCGTCATCCCGCCGCGCCAGGAGCTGCTCGACAACGGCCTCAAGTTCGTCGACTCGCCGAAGGCGTTGGCCGAAACCGTCGACACCATCATCCTGATGCTGCCGGATACCCCTGAGGTCAAGGATGTTCTCTTCGGCGAAAACGGCGTCGCCTACGGTCTTTCCAAGGGCAAGCTCGTCATCGACATGAGCTCGATCTCGCCGATCGAGACGAAGGAATTCGCCAAGAAAGTTCGCGAGACCGGTGCCGAATACATCGACGCCCCGGTTTCCGGCGGCGAAGTCGGCGCCAAGAATGCTTCGCTCTCGATCATGGCGGGCGGCGCCCAGGAGAGCTTCGACCGCGCCCTGCCGCTCTTGAAGTTGATGGGCAAGAACATCACGCTCGTCGGTGATTGCGGCGACGGCCAGGTCACCAAGGTCGCCAACCAGATCATCGTTGCGCTGACGATCGAAGCGGTCTCGGAAGCGCTTGTCTTCGCCTCCAAGGCGGGTGCTGATCCGGCGCGCGTCCGCGAAGCGCTGATGGGCGGCTTTGCCTCCTCGCGCATTCTCGAAGTTCACGGCGAGCGCATGATCAAGCGCACCTTCGATCCGGGCTTCCGCATCTCGCTGCACCAGAAGGACCTCAACCTGGCTCTCCAGGGTGCCAAGTCGCTCGGCATCTCGCTGCCGAACACGGCGGCAACGCAGGAACTCTTCAACAACTGCGCAGCCAACGGCGACAGCGGCCTAGACCACTCCGGCCTCGTCCGGGCGCTGGAGCGCATGGCGAACCACCAGGTTGCCTAA
- a CDS encoding glycerate kinase type-2 family protein has protein sequence MPTITDPRRFLEALFTSAVAAADPEKVIAANLPARPKGRTVVVGAGKGAAQMAAAFERHWDGPLSGVIVTRYGYAAPCETIEVLEASHPLPDENGLLASKRLLAEVGGLTADDLVVALVCGGGSALLPSPPPGLTLEDEIAVNRALLASGAPISAMNAVRKHVSMIKGGRLAAAAYPAKVVSLIVSDIPGDDPALVASGPTLADASTREDALTLIERYSLNLPAKVMAWINSPESAAPSPDDPRFARNEVRLIASASVSLEAAAAEARAAGIDAIILSDAIEGEARDVGGVHAAIAREVVGRGRPFTKPVVVLSGGETTVTIRGKGKGGRNSEFLLALALGIDGAKGVSALAADTDGIDGSEDNAGAFADDTTIARLAAQRLDAATFLQKNDSWSAFDALGDLFKPGPTGTNVNDFRAILVQ, from the coding sequence ATGCCAACCATCACCGATCCACGCCGTTTCCTCGAAGCGCTGTTCACCTCGGCCGTTGCCGCGGCTGATCCGGAGAAAGTGATCGCGGCCAACCTGCCGGCGCGACCGAAGGGGCGGACGGTGGTGGTTGGGGCCGGCAAGGGTGCGGCCCAGATGGCAGCCGCCTTCGAACGCCATTGGGATGGTCCGCTCTCGGGCGTGATCGTCACCCGCTATGGCTATGCTGCCCCATGCGAGACGATCGAGGTGCTGGAAGCGTCGCACCCCCTGCCTGATGAAAACGGTTTACTGGCCTCGAAGCGCTTGCTCGCTGAAGTCGGCGGCCTGACGGCGGACGATCTTGTCGTCGCGCTCGTCTGCGGCGGTGGCTCGGCGCTTTTGCCCTCGCCACCACCCGGCTTGACGCTGGAAGACGAGATCGCCGTCAACCGGGCGTTGCTTGCCTCCGGCGCGCCGATCAGCGCCATGAATGCCGTGCGCAAGCACGTCTCGATGATCAAGGGCGGTCGGCTGGCTGCCGCGGCCTATCCGGCCAAGGTCGTTTCGCTGATCGTTTCCGATATTCCGGGCGACGATCCGGCGCTGGTCGCCTCCGGCCCGACACTGGCGGACGCCAGCACGCGCGAGGATGCGCTGACGCTGATCGAGCGCTACAGTCTGAACCTGCCGGCAAAGGTTATGGCGTGGATCAATAGCCCGGAAAGCGCCGCGCCATCTCCTGATGACCCGCGTTTTGCCCGTAACGAAGTCCGGCTGATCGCATCCGCATCCGTCTCGCTCGAGGCCGCGGCTGCAGAGGCGCGTGCCGCCGGCATCGACGCCATCATTCTTTCCGATGCGATCGAGGGCGAGGCGCGCGACGTTGGCGGTGTGCATGCGGCGATCGCCCGGGAAGTCGTCGGCCGCGGTCGACCGTTCACCAAACCGGTCGTCGTTCTCTCGGGCGGCGAGACGACCGTCACCATCCGCGGCAAGGGCAAGGGCGGACGCAACAGCGAATTCCTGCTGGCGCTGGCGCTCGGCATCGACGGTGCCAAAGGGGTCTCGGCGCTGGCCGCAGACACCGACGGCATCGACGGCTCCGAGGACAACGCCGGCGCTTTCGCCGACGACACCACCATCGCCCGCCTCGCGGCGCAACGGCTGGATGCCGCGACATTCCTGCAGAAGAACGACAGCTGGTCGGCGTTCGATGCGCTCGGCGATCTCTTCAAGCCGGGGCCAACGGGCACCAACGTCAACGACTTCCGCGCCATCCTGGTGCAGTGA
- a CDS encoding IclR family transcriptional regulator, with product MDGNGRGKRGRKAGENAAPSSVQVLDRSLALLTVVAEGDGSTLTQLADETGMAPSTVHRLLATLAGHGMVMHDPDTGAWTVGLKAFEIGNAYLRFRKLGTISRPFLKGLMEESGETANIGIEEGGDVVFISQVESHAPMRAFFRPGRRGPVHASGIGKAILSTWSDKEIAQLLHGRELAHFTDKTRDTLPALLKDIQEIRHRGWSVDDEEHTLGMRCVAAPIFNEYGETIAGISISGPSVRVSDQKLSTFGPIVRERADALTKAMGGKRPEEL from the coding sequence ATGGACGGCAACGGCAGGGGAAAACGCGGACGCAAGGCGGGCGAGAACGCCGCCCCTTCATCCGTCCAGGTGCTTGATCGCAGTCTCGCCCTTTTGACGGTCGTGGCCGAAGGCGACGGCTCAACCCTCACCCAGCTCGCCGACGAGACCGGCATGGCGCCGTCGACCGTGCACCGGCTGCTGGCAACGCTTGCCGGCCACGGCATGGTGATGCACGACCCGGACACGGGCGCCTGGACAGTCGGTTTGAAGGCGTTCGAGATCGGCAACGCCTATCTGCGCTTCCGCAAGCTCGGCACCATCAGTCGGCCGTTTCTAAAAGGACTGATGGAGGAAAGCGGCGAGACGGCGAATATCGGCATCGAGGAAGGCGGCGACGTCGTCTTCATTTCGCAGGTCGAAAGCCACGCGCCGATGCGCGCTTTCTTCCGTCCCGGCCGCCGCGGTCCGGTTCATGCCTCCGGCATCGGCAAGGCCATCCTGTCCACCTGGTCCGACAAGGAGATCGCCCAACTGCTCCACGGTCGCGAACTCGCGCATTTCACCGACAAGACGCGCGATACGCTGCCGGCGCTGCTGAAGGATATCCAGGAGATCCGCCACCGCGGCTGGTCGGTCGACGACGAGGAGCACACGCTCGGCATGCGCTGCGTCGCCGCTCCGATCTTCAACGAATATGGCGAAACGATCGCCGGCATATCCATCTCGGGCCCGTCGGTCCGCGTCAGCGATCAGAAGCTCTCAACCTTCGGCCCCATCGTGCGCGAACGCGCGGATGCGCTGACCAAGGCGATGGGCGGCAAGCGACCGGAAGAGCTTTAA
- the guaD gene encoding guanine deaminase — translation MTDLLIRGRVLTFVEEPKGIDDTTSYRYFEDGAVLVRGGKVADIGDHADVARRAGAGVKVADHRPHLVLPGLIDTHLHFPQTQAIASYGAQLLEWLNTYIFVEEQKFRKPEHADFIAGRFLDELLANGTTTAAAYCSVHPESVDAYFGAAEARGMLMIGGKVMMDRNAPDALRDTAQQGYDETKALIAKWHGRGRAHYAISPRFAITSTPEQMEASRTLVAEHPECYVQTHLSENRDEIAFATSLYPEAKDYTDIYARYDLLTRKTLLGHCIYLSDREISVLAETGAVGNFCPTSNLFLGSGLFDRDRFDKLGARWSVATDVGAGTSFSMLETMDEAYKVLHLQGQRLTPFNSFYRMTLGNARALDLDDRIGSLHVGADADIVVLDSRAKPSMDLRMRVAGSLVEELFILQTMGDDRCVAETYVAGKPMKGAARAAKDAATSAVKSLETA, via the coding sequence ATGACCGATCTGCTGATCCGCGGCCGTGTGCTGACCTTCGTCGAGGAACCAAAGGGCATCGACGACACCACCTCCTATCGCTACTTCGAAGACGGCGCCGTGCTCGTGCGCGGCGGCAAGGTCGCCGATATCGGCGATCATGCCGATGTCGCCCGTCGTGCCGGTGCCGGCGTCAAGGTCGCCGACCATCGCCCTCATCTGGTGTTGCCAGGCCTGATCGATACGCATCTGCATTTCCCGCAGACGCAGGCGATCGCCTCCTACGGCGCCCAGCTTCTCGAATGGCTGAACACCTACATTTTCGTCGAGGAGCAGAAGTTCCGCAAACCGGAGCATGCCGACTTCATCGCCGGCCGTTTCCTGGATGAGCTTCTGGCGAACGGCACGACGACGGCGGCCGCCTATTGCTCGGTGCATCCGGAGAGCGTCGACGCCTATTTCGGGGCCGCTGAAGCGCGCGGCATGCTGATGATCGGCGGCAAGGTGATGATGGACCGCAATGCGCCCGATGCGCTGCGCGACACGGCGCAGCAGGGCTATGACGAGACGAAGGCGCTGATTGCCAAGTGGCACGGCCGTGGCCGCGCGCACTACGCTATCAGCCCGCGCTTTGCCATCACCTCGACGCCGGAGCAGATGGAGGCGAGCCGCACGCTCGTCGCCGAGCATCCGGAGTGCTACGTCCAGACGCATCTCTCTGAAAACAGGGACGAAATCGCCTTCGCCACGTCGCTCTATCCGGAAGCGAAGGACTATACCGACATTTACGCGCGCTACGATCTGCTGACGCGCAAGACCTTGCTCGGCCACTGCATCTATCTGAGCGACCGCGAGATTTCGGTACTCGCCGAAACCGGTGCCGTCGGCAATTTCTGCCCGACCTCGAACCTGTTCCTCGGCTCGGGTCTCTTCGATCGCGATCGCTTCGACAAGCTCGGCGCCCGCTGGTCGGTCGCGACCGATGTCGGCGCCGGCACCAGCTTCTCGATGCTGGAGACGATGGACGAGGCCTACAAGGTTCTGCACCTGCAGGGCCAGCGGCTGACGCCATTCAACTCCTTCTACCGCATGACACTCGGCAACGCCCGGGCGCTCGATCTCGACGACCGTATCGGCTCGCTGCATGTCGGCGCCGATGCCGATATCGTGGTGCTTGATAGCCGCGCCAAGCCGTCGATGGACTTGCGCATGCGGGTTGCCGGTTCGCTTGTCGAGGAACTCTTCATCCTGCAGACGATGGGTGACGACCGATGCGTGGCCGAGACCTATGTCGCCGGCAAGCCGATGAAGGGAGCTGCACGCGCTGCGAAGGACGCAGCCACCTCGGCAGTAAAGAGCCTCGAAACGGCCTAA
- a CDS encoding LysE family translocator, translating into MPSLEHWISFALATAIFAFMPGPAILHMTAQTLAHGRKAGLLAALGIHIGCYVHIAAAALGLAALLHHAPLLYGAIRLAGAVYLVWLGATMLLGVGKHAAHAEAAKPGVLRDSIVVEVLNPTTALFFVTFLPQFVDPAVAMPMSLQFLMFGLLVNLALSVADIAAVFLASFTLGRLVGGAGNLVPRTCGSILIGLGLMLASQPI; encoded by the coding sequence ATGCCGTCGCTGGAGCATTGGATTTCGTTCGCACTGGCAACGGCGATTTTCGCCTTCATGCCGGGTCCTGCCATTCTCCATATGACGGCGCAGACGTTGGCGCATGGCCGCAAGGCCGGCCTCCTGGCGGCGCTCGGCATTCATATCGGCTGCTACGTCCACATCGCCGCCGCGGCGCTCGGGCTTGCCGCCCTGCTTCACCATGCACCGCTTCTCTATGGGGCGATCAGGCTTGCCGGCGCCGTCTATCTGGTCTGGCTCGGCGCGACCATGCTGCTCGGAGTCGGCAAACATGCCGCCCACGCCGAGGCTGCGAAACCCGGCGTCCTGCGCGACAGCATCGTGGTGGAGGTCCTCAATCCCACGACCGCCTTGTTCTTCGTGACCTTCCTGCCGCAGTTCGTGGATCCGGCCGTGGCGATGCCGATGTCGCTGCAGTTCCTGATGTTCGGCCTGCTGGTGAACCTTGCCCTGTCGGTCGCCGATATCGCGGCCGTCTTCCTCGCCTCCTTCACGCTCGGTCGGCTGGTTGGTGGCGCCGGCAATCTTGTTCCGCGCACCTGCGGTTCGATCCTCATCGGCCTCGGCCTGATGCTGGCAAGTCAGCCGATCTGA
- the gcl gene encoding glyoxylate carboligase has translation MAKMRAVDAAVIVLEKEGIDCAFGVPGAAINPFYSALKARGSVRHILARHVEGASHMAEGYTRAKHGNIGVCIGTSGPAGTDMITGLYSASADSIPILCITGQAPRARLDKEDFQAVDIAKIAAPVTKWAVTVMEPALVPFVFQKAFHIMRSGRPGPVLIDLPVDVQLAEIEFDPDTYQPLEAYKPKATRAQAEKAIAMLNEAERPLIVAGGGIINADASDLLTEFAEITGIPVIPTLMGWGTIPDDHPLMAGMCGLQTSHRYGNANMLASDFVLGVGNRWANRHTGNVPTYTEGRKFVHVDIEPTQIGRVFAPDFGIVSDAGAALKLFLDVATEWKTAGKLRDWSAWAEECRERKRTMLRKTHFDQTPLKPQRVYEEMNKAFGRDTCYVSTIGLSQIAGAQFLHVYKPRNWINCGQAGPLGWTLPAALGVRAADPDRTIVALSGDYDFQFLIEELAVGAQHKLPYLHVVVNNSYLGLIRQAQRGLNMDFEVSLAFDNINASGDAEKGYGVDHVAVAEGLGCKAIRVRSPNEFQEAFDRARALMDEHQVPVVIEFILERVTNISMGADINAVVEFEELALRGEDVPTAITALLD, from the coding sequence ATGGCTAAGATGCGTGCCGTTGACGCGGCTGTTATTGTTCTGGAAAAGGAAGGCATCGACTGTGCCTTCGGCGTACCGGGTGCCGCCATTAATCCGTTCTACTCGGCGCTGAAGGCGCGCGGCTCGGTTCGTCATATCCTGGCGCGCCACGTCGAAGGCGCTTCCCACATGGCCGAAGGCTATACGCGCGCCAAGCACGGCAATATCGGAGTCTGCATCGGCACGTCGGGCCCGGCCGGCACCGACATGATCACCGGCCTCTATTCGGCCTCGGCGGATTCGATCCCGATCCTCTGCATCACCGGCCAGGCGCCGCGCGCCCGTCTCGACAAGGAAGATTTCCAGGCTGTCGATATCGCCAAGATCGCAGCACCGGTCACCAAGTGGGCGGTTACCGTCATGGAGCCGGCGCTCGTTCCCTTCGTCTTCCAGAAGGCGTTTCACATCATGCGCTCCGGCCGTCCCGGCCCGGTGCTGATCGACCTGCCGGTCGACGTCCAGCTTGCCGAGATCGAATTCGATCCGGACACCTACCAGCCGCTTGAAGCCTACAAGCCGAAGGCGACGCGGGCCCAGGCCGAGAAGGCGATCGCGATGCTGAACGAAGCGGAACGCCCGCTGATCGTTGCCGGCGGCGGCATCATCAACGCCGATGCATCGGACCTTCTGACAGAATTTGCCGAAATCACCGGAATTCCGGTTATTCCGACGCTGATGGGCTGGGGCACGATCCCGGATGACCATCCGCTGATGGCCGGCATGTGCGGCCTGCAGACCTCGCATCGCTACGGCAATGCCAACATGCTCGCCTCCGACTTCGTGCTCGGCGTCGGCAACCGCTGGGCAAACCGCCACACCGGCAACGTTCCGACCTACACGGAAGGCCGCAAGTTCGTTCACGTCGACATTGAGCCGACGCAGATCGGCCGCGTTTTCGCGCCCGATTTCGGTATCGTCTCGGATGCCGGCGCTGCGCTGAAGCTCTTCCTCGATGTCGCGACGGAATGGAAGACGGCGGGCAAGCTGCGTGACTGGTCCGCCTGGGCGGAAGAGTGCCGCGAGCGCAAGCGCACCATGCTGCGCAAGACCCACTTCGACCAGACGCCGCTGAAACCGCAGCGCGTCTATGAAGAGATGAACAAGGCCTTCGGCCGCGACACCTGCTACGTTTCGACCATCGGCCTCAGCCAGATCGCCGGCGCCCAGTTCCTGCACGTCTACAAGCCGCGCAACTGGATCAATTGCGGCCAGGCCGGACCGCTCGGCTGGACCTTGCCTGCGGCCCTCGGTGTTCGCGCTGCCGATCCGGACCGGACGATCGTGGCACTCTCAGGCGACTACGACTTCCAATTCCTGATCGAGGAACTGGCTGTCGGCGCCCAGCACAAGCTGCCTTACCTGCATGTGGTCGTGAACAATTCCTATCTCGGCCTCATCCGCCAGGCGCAGCGCGGTCTCAACATGGACTTCGAAGTCAGCCTCGCCTTCGACAACATCAACGCGTCGGGCGATGCGGAGAAGGGTTACGGCGTCGACCACGTCGCGGTTGCCGAAGGTCTCGGCTGCAAGGCGATCCGGGTGCGTAGTCCGAACGAGTTCCAGGAAGCCTTCGACCGGGCGCGCGCGCTGATGGACGAGCACCAGGTTCCCGTCGTCATCGAGTTCATCCTCGAGCGCGTCACCAACATCTCCATGGGCGCCGACATCAATGCAGTCGTCGAGTTCGAGGAACTGGCGCTGCGCGGCGAGGACGTGCCGACCGCGATCACGGCCCTGCTCGACTGA
- a CDS encoding LysR family transcriptional regulator, with amino-acid sequence MSYLDNVRVFVRVVELGTLSAAGRDQRVTPAVASNRIKELERHMGVRLFNRTTRKLTPTEHGRVFYDGAVKILEAVNEAENAIADLSRNPKGALKITAPLGIGRRLIASGIPEFHDKYPDIEVRLRLSDHNVDILSEGVDVAFKLGILEDSNLRMRGIMNCERVVCGAPAYFEKRGIPQTPDALIADKHDCLLLRYPGSKEYFWTLQTMEGVRKLEVTGPYDSDDGDVLTQWALDGRGIINKPLFEVKAHINSGALVPILVDTPPLSVQLAAIYPHKRFQDPKVRLMIDYMAERCQRLINGMLA; translated from the coding sequence ATGTCTTATCTGGACAATGTGCGCGTCTTCGTACGCGTCGTAGAGCTTGGAACCCTGTCGGCAGCGGGTCGCGACCAGCGCGTGACGCCGGCGGTTGCAAGCAATAGAATCAAAGAGTTGGAACGCCATATGGGCGTTCGCCTGTTCAATCGGACGACGCGCAAGCTGACCCCGACGGAGCACGGTCGCGTCTTTTACGACGGCGCGGTGAAGATCCTCGAGGCTGTCAACGAAGCAGAAAATGCGATCGCCGATCTCTCGCGCAATCCGAAGGGCGCGCTGAAGATTACCGCTCCTTTGGGGATAGGTCGGCGGCTGATTGCATCGGGCATTCCGGAGTTTCACGACAAGTATCCCGACATCGAAGTGCGGCTTCGCCTGTCGGACCACAATGTCGATATCCTGTCGGAAGGCGTCGACGTCGCCTTCAAGCTCGGCATCCTCGAAGATTCGAACCTGCGCATGCGCGGCATCATGAATTGCGAGCGCGTTGTCTGCGGTGCGCCTGCCTATTTCGAGAAGCGGGGCATCCCTCAGACGCCCGACGCACTCATCGCCGACAAGCACGACTGTCTGCTGCTCAGGTATCCCGGTTCGAAAGAGTATTTCTGGACGCTCCAGACCATGGAAGGCGTGCGCAAGCTCGAAGTCACCGGACCCTATGATTCCGACGACGGCGACGTCCTGACGCAGTGGGCGCTCGACGGCCGCGGCATTATCAACAAGCCGCTGTTCGAGGTGAAGGCGCACATCAATTCCGGCGCACTCGTGCCGATCCTCGTCGACACGCCGCCGCTCAGCGTGCAGCTTGCGGCGATCTATCCGCACAAGCGGTTCCAGGACCCGAAGGTGCGACTGATGATCGATTACATGGCCGAGCGCTGTCAGCGCCTGATCAACGGAATGCTGGCCTGA
- a CDS encoding urate hydroxylase PuuD, with product MYDYAIAWDWLTFAVRWLHVITAIAWIGSSFYFVALDLGLKKHPGLPVGAYGEEWQVHGGGFYHIQKYLVAPANMPEHLIWFKWESYVTWLSGFGMLCLVYYAGADLYLIDPNVLDVSKPVAIAISLGSIAFGWLAYDTICKSPFGRDNTRLMVLLYFILVGMAWGYTQLFTGRAAFLHLGAFTATIMSANVFFIIIPNQKVVVGDLIAGRTPDAKYGVIAKQRSTHNNYLTLPVLFLMLSNHYPLAFGTQYNWIIASLVFLMGVTIRHYFNTRHANKGNPTWTWLVTALLFVVIMWLSTVPKILAGGEEAKISAAQQPFVTAEAFPKVRDTVLGRCSMCHAKEPGWEGIVVPPKGVMLETDTEIANHAREIYLQAGRSHAMPPANVTGVSDEERQLLVAWYESVVNGGKTQ from the coding sequence ATGTACGACTATGCCATCGCCTGGGATTGGCTGACCTTTGCCGTGAGATGGCTGCACGTCATCACCGCCATTGCATGGATCGGTTCGTCCTTTTACTTCGTCGCCCTCGACCTCGGTCTGAAGAAACATCCCGGCCTGCCGGTCGGCGCCTATGGCGAAGAATGGCAGGTGCACGGTGGCGGCTTCTACCACATCCAGAAATACCTGGTTGCGCCGGCCAACATGCCGGAGCACCTGATCTGGTTCAAATGGGAGTCCTACGTCACCTGGCTCTCCGGCTTCGGCATGCTCTGCCTGGTCTACTATGCCGGCGCCGACCTCTACCTGATCGACCCGAACGTGCTCGACGTCTCGAAGCCGGTGGCAATCGCCATCTCGCTCGGCTCGATTGCCTTCGGCTGGCTCGCCTATGATACGATCTGCAAGTCGCCCTTCGGTCGCGACAACACCCGACTGATGGTGCTGCTCTACTTCATTCTGGTCGGCATGGCCTGGGGCTACACGCAGCTCTTCACCGGCCGCGCAGCCTTCCTGCATCTCGGTGCGTTTACCGCAACGATCATGTCGGCCAACGTCTTCTTCATCATCATTCCGAACCAGAAGGTGGTCGTCGGCGACCTGATCGCTGGCCGCACGCCCGACGCCAAGTACGGCGTGATCGCCAAGCAGCGCTCGACCCACAACAACTACCTGACGCTGCCGGTTCTGTTCCTGATGCTGTCGAACCACTATCCGCTGGCGTTCGGTACCCAGTACAACTGGATCATCGCCTCGCTGGTCTTCCTGATGGGCGTGACCATCCGCCACTATTTCAACACCCGTCACGCGAACAAGGGCAACCCGACCTGGACCTGGCTCGTAACCGCGCTGCTCTTCGTCGTCATCATGTGGCTGTCGACCGTGCCGAAGATTCTTGCCGGCGGCGAGGAGGCGAAGATTTCCGCCGCGCAACAGCCGTTCGTCACCGCGGAAGCCTTTCCGAAGGTCCGCGACACGGTGCTTGGCCGCTGTTCCATGTGCCATGCCAAGGAGCCGGGCTGGGAGGGCATCGTCGTCCCGCCGAAGGGCGTGATGCTCGAGACCGACACTGAGATCGCCAATCACGCGCGTGAAATCTACCTGCAGGCCGGCCGCAGCCACGCGATGCCGCCCGCCAATGTCACCGGCGTATCGGACGAGGAGCGGCAGCTGCTCGTCGCCTGGTACGAATCCGTCGTGAATGGAGGAAAGACCCAATGA